TGGCCAGGCTGCGCGCCCTGCTGCGCCGTGGCGCCCCGGAGCGGCCGACCGTGCTGGCCGCCGGTGACCTCACTCTCGACCCGGCCAGCCGGCGGGTGACCCGGGCGGGCGCGGAGATCACGTTGACCGCCCGGGAGTTCGCGTTGCTGGAGTACCTCATCCGGCGGCCCGGCGACGTGGTGACCAAGATCGAACTGCTCGACCACGTGTGGGACGCCACCGACGACACCGACCCGAACGTCGTCGAGGTGTACGTCGGCTACCTCCGCCGCAAGATCGGCCGGTCGGCGCTGGAGACAGTGCGCGGAGCGGGGTATCGCCTGGCCGCCGACGTGACCGTGAGGTGAGCCGGTGAACGCGAGCGGGCCGGCCCGCCGGTGGCACCGGCTGACCCTGCGGGGCCGGCTGATCCTGATCGGCTCGGTCGGGGTGGCCGCCGGGCTCGCGCTGGGCGGCCTGATCCTGGTCCGGACGCTGGAGTTCACCCTGCAGCGCAGCCTGGACGAGGGCGCGGTCGGCACGGCCCGCGACGTCGCCGCGCTCGCCCACGCCGGCCGGTTGTCCGACCCGATCCCGGTCGGCGGAGGGGTGTCGTTCGTGCAGGTCGTCGACGGGCAGGGCCGGGTGACCGCGGCGTCCGCGGGTGCGGACCGGCTGGTGCCGGCGCTGCGGCCGGGCGACCTCACGGCGGCGCGCGGTGGTGCCCGGCTGACCGTGGACGGGGAACAGCTGGGGATCACCGGCGCGGTCCGGGTCGTCGGTGAGCCGCTGCCGGGCGGGCGGACCGTGCTGGTCGCGGTGTCCGAACGCGGGATGGCCGAGTCGATCAGCGTCGTCAAGGGAACGTTGCTGGTGGCGTTCCCGATCCTGGTCGGGCTGCTGGCCGCGGTCGCGTGGCGGGTGGTCGGCTGGACGCTCGCGCCGGTGGAGGCGCTGCGGCGTGGCGCGGCCGAGATCACCGGGGCGAGTTCGGCGCGGCGGCTCCCGGTGCCGCCCGGCAACGACGAGGTGCACCGGCTCGCGGTGACGCTGAACGACATGCTCGCGCGGCTGGAGTCGACCCGGGGACGGCAGCGGGCGTTCGTCGCCGACGCGGCGCACGAGCTCCGCAGCCCGCTGGCCAGCATGCGTACCCAGCTGGAGGTCGCCGTCCGGCTGGACGCAGCCGCAACCGCCACCGACACCGCGCCGGGGAGCGGCCCGCCGGCCGAACTCCTCACCGACCTGCTCACCGACGTGAACCGGCTGGCCGACCTGACCAACGACCTGTTGCTGCTGGCCCGGGCCGACGAGGGCGCCCTGCACCGGGGGACCGATCAGGTCGACGTGGCCGCACTGGCCAAGGAGGTCGCCGGAAGGTACGCCGGTGCGCGGGTGCCGGTCCGGGTGGACGCGCCCGAGGCCCGGTGGGTGTGCGGCACGCCGGGCGCGCTGCGGCAGCTGATCGGCAACCTCGCCGACAACGCCGTACGGCACGCCGCCGGCGAGGTGCGGGTCGCGGTGGAGGACTCCGGAGAGGGCGTGCTGCTCACCGTCACCGACGACGGTCCCGGGGTCGCGCCCGCGGACCGGGAGCGGGTGTTCGACCGGTTCACCCGGCTGGACGACGCCCGGGCCCGCGACGACGGCGGCAGCGGGCTGGGCCTGGCGATCGTGCGGGAGTTGGCCCGCCTGCACGGCGGCACGGTGACGCTGGCCGACGCGGGTCCCGGCGTACGGGCCGAGGTACGCCTGCCCGCCGCCGACCGGCCCTGACCGGCTGTGGCCCGCTCTGATCAGCCCTGATCGGCGGTGACCGCCCCGGGCGTCGGCGGGTTCCGGCC
This Actinopolymorpha cephalotaxi DNA region includes the following protein-coding sequences:
- a CDS encoding response regulator transcription factor; this encodes MRLLLVEDEPRLGRALVRGLSAEGFVVDLATDGRDGLDRALHGEYDAVVLDVMLPAMSGYDVVRALRAEQHWVPVLMLSAKDGEYDQADGLDAGADDYLTKPFSYVVLVARLRALLRRGAPERPTVLAAGDLTLDPASRRVTRAGAEITLTAREFALLEYLIRRPGDVVTKIELLDHVWDATDDTDPNVVEVYVGYLRRKIGRSALETVRGAGYRLAADVTVR
- a CDS encoding sensor histidine kinase; its protein translation is MNASGPARRWHRLTLRGRLILIGSVGVAAGLALGGLILVRTLEFTLQRSLDEGAVGTARDVAALAHAGRLSDPIPVGGGVSFVQVVDGQGRVTAASAGADRLVPALRPGDLTAARGGARLTVDGEQLGITGAVRVVGEPLPGGRTVLVAVSERGMAESISVVKGTLLVAFPILVGLLAAVAWRVVGWTLAPVEALRRGAAEITGASSARRLPVPPGNDEVHRLAVTLNDMLARLESTRGRQRAFVADAAHELRSPLASMRTQLEVAVRLDAAATATDTAPGSGPPAELLTDLLTDVNRLADLTNDLLLLARADEGALHRGTDQVDVAALAKEVAGRYAGARVPVRVDAPEARWVCGTPGALRQLIGNLADNAVRHAAGEVRVAVEDSGEGVLLTVTDDGPGVAPADRERVFDRFTRLDDARARDDGGSGLGLAIVRELARLHGGTVTLADAGPGVRAEVRLPAADRP